The Portunus trituberculatus isolate SZX2019 chromosome 19, ASM1759143v1, whole genome shotgun sequence genome contains a region encoding:
- the LOC123506224 gene encoding probable G-protein coupled receptor Mth-like 1 isoform X2, with the protein MNERQPAMMRYSVVIALALLCQTCHLCVGVEPENPEDVITTTPQEEIIITTQKDITTSQKVVSISPCNSKQHARTTVVDPLLENDRVPTCADQLVVCSCPEPTPDGCRRFLSDAYIDSKNSDFKNIRVPVADLRVAVHNVTCQKKDHRFMTYGEGKFYWREYGDVVLVDAGDMTDLRVNDYCADLRRDLTWNMKICVAPPSVPKCCPSGQALKDGMCQDATTLAILAPPMYINLEEKSIHFPVIKNHYNPLNCTSDPLLSIPLAPKQSYLLSVPTGLIHVWNPADSHVENHFTYSPNICIDGYVNSNGSETYSVNFCYSHPHQQRKNCEGHICVRKCCPDGEEMSRLLKRCVPSNFKKFKPVFTNPPNDYKIVHGRPKCDFETELDEPSIDSEGHYHFEDNILSESKYCVDKFNDGRGNIKDMAIVCVNNEMRLWLRIRKTAFPIFQFISFLFLLLTMGCYCVVPELVNGGGWYQLFHVFSLMVAYATMFAQNMFNKNWETNTCFIMGILLQFSFLSTFFWLNVLCFEVWRKIRSLDNKFRPASIIPIWVYVIYAFGTPVAIVIITVCMHFFAPEGVPGVVKPDIARNKCFFEDRSRLFLYFYGPVAFLFALNIIFITHTSWTYRMIEKNVSVLKKATSPSVSTEQIHRKRDYISEALTDTLNTLQGFFLFVIFIANRSKRKRLKKKFPLVFKFWDQIGKVLRHWCCWWYPGAKESCLAPLGNLTSQFGRTLSSSFIVSNVSTPSTFLRFSKYSFSMDLPDDGSITTLSHSSTVVNSASLHDNTDTQC; encoded by the exons ATGAACGAACGTCAGCCGGCCATGATGAGATACTCTGTGGTGATAGCCTTGGCTTTGCTGTGCCAAACGTGCCATCTGTGCGTGGGCGTGGAGCCCGAGAATCCCGAGGACGTCATCACCACGACCCCTCAAGAGgaaatcatcatcaccactcaaaaagacatcaccacatcacaaaAAGTAGTCAGCATATCTCCGTGTAACAGCAAGCAGCATGCCAGGACAACTGTGGTGGACCCGCTGCTGGAGAATGACAGAGTCCCGACGTGCGCAGATCAGTTGGTGGTGTGTTCTTGTCCAGAACCAACTCCTGACGGCTGCCGGCGCTTCCTTTCCGATGCCTACATTGACAGTAAAAATAGTGATTTCAAGAACATTAGG GTTCCCGTGGCTGACTTGAGAGTGGCTGTGCATAACGTGACCTGCCAGAAAAAGGACCATCGCTTCATGACTTATGGTGAAGGGAAATTTTACTGGCGGGAATACGGTGACGTTGTCCTCGTGGATGCCGGTGACATGACTGATCTCCGCGTCAACGATTACTGCGCCGATCTGCGCCGCGACTTGACTTGGAACATGAAGATATGTGTTGCCCCGCCTTCGGTACCCAAATGCTGCCCCAGCGGACAGGCACTGAAGGACGGAATGTGTCAGGACGCTACTACCCTTGCCATTCTTGCACCTCCCATGTACATAAACTTGGAGGAAAAGTCAATACATTTCCCGGTTATTAAGAATCACTATAACCCCTTGAATTGCACTTCAGATCCTCTGCTATCGATACCGTTAGCTCCGAAACAATCTTATTTATTATCAGTTCCAACAGGACTCATTCACGTCTGGAACCCAGCAGACAGTCATGTTGAGAatcacttcacttattctcCTAACATTTGCATTGATGGCTACGTGAACTCCAACGGATCCGAGACTTACTCCGTAAATTTTTGCTACTCCCATCCACACCAGCAGCGTAAAAACTGTGAAGGACATATTTGCGTGCGGAAGTGTTGCCCTGATGGCGAGGAAATGAGCCGGTTACTGAAGCGGTGTGTTCCCTCAAACTTCAAAAAGTTTAAGCCTGTCTTCACCAATCCTCCCAACGATTACAAAATAGTGCATGGTAGGCCAAAATGTGATTTTGAAACAGAGTTGGACGAACCCAGTATTGACAGTGAAGGTCATTATCACTTCGAGGACAATATTTTGTCGGAGTCGAAATATTGTGTGGATAAGTTTAATGATGGGCGGGGTAATATTAAAGACATGGCAATAGTGTGCGTCAACAATGAAATGAGACTGTGGCTCAGGATACGAAAAACTGCATTCCCGATATTTCAATTTATCTCTTTCCTATTCCTGCTCCTGACGATGGGCTGTTACTGCGTGGTTCCCGAATTGGTTAATGGTGGCGGGTGGTATCAGCTGTTCCACGTCTTCTCCCTCATGGTGGCCTACGCGACCATGTTCGCGCAGAATATGTTCAACAAGAATTGGGAGACTAATACATGTTTTATTATGG gAATTCTGCTTCAGTTTAGTTTCCTATCCACTTTCTTCTGGCTGAACGTGCTGTGCTTTGAGGTGTGGAGAAAAATAAG GAGCCTTGATAACAAGTTCCGTCCAGCCTCAATCATTCCCATCTGGGTCTACGTGATCTACGCCTTTGGGACGCCAGTTGCGATCGT GATCATAACGGTGTGCATGCACTTCTTCGCCCCTGAAGGTGTGCCTGGAGTGGTGAAGCCTGACATTGCACGGAACAAGTGTTTCTTCGAAG ATCGCTCAAGACTCTTCCTGTATTTTTATGGACCCGTTGCCTTCCTATTTGCTCTCAACATTATCTTCATTACCCACACTTCTTGGACCTATaggatgatagaaaaaaatgtctccGTGCTGAAGAAAGCCACTTCGCCAAGCGTATCAACTGAACAGATTCACCGCAAACGCGACTACATCTCAGA GGCTTTAACAGATACGCTGAACACGCTGCAaggtttctttctatttgtaatTTTTATTGCAAATAGAAGCAAACGTAAACGCCTGAAGAAGAAGTTTCCACTGGTTTTCAAGTTTTGGGATCAGATTGGGAAAGTCCTTCGCcattggtgctgctggtggtacCCAGGTGCCAAGGAgagctgcctggctccgctcgGCAACCTAACATCACAATTCGGCAGGACACTCTCATCTTCATTTATTGTCTCAAATGTGTCGACGCCCAGTACATTTTTGAGATTTTCGAAGTATTCATTTTCGATGGACCTTCCTGATGACGGTAGCATTACCACACTATCTCACTCATCAACAGTAGTCAACAGTGCCTCTCTCCATGACAACACTGACACACAGTGTTAG
- the LOC123506224 gene encoding probable G-protein coupled receptor Mth-like 1 isoform X1 gives MNERQPAMMRYSVVIALALLCQTCHLCVGVEPENPEDVITTTPQEEIIITTQKDITTSQKVVSISPCNSKQHARTTVVDPLLENDRVPTCADQLVVCSCPEPTPDGCRRFLSDAYIDSKNSDFKNIRVPVADLRVAVHNVTCQKKDHRFMTYGEGKFYWREYGDVVLVDAGDMTDLRVNDYCADLRRDLTWNMKICVAPPSVPKCCPSGQALKDGMCQDATTLAILAPPMYINLEEKSIHFPVIKNHYNPLNCTSDPLLSIPLAPKQSYLLSVPTGLIHVWNPADSHVENHFTYSPNICIDGYVNSNGSETYSVNFCYSHPHQQRKNCEGHICVRKCCPDGEEMSRLLKRCVPSNFKKFKPVFTNPPNDYKIVHGRPKCDFETELDEPSIDSEGHYHFEDNILSESKYCVDKFNDGRGNIKDMAIVCVNNEMRLWLRIRKTAFPIFQFISFLFLLLTMGCYCVVPELVNGGGWYQLFHVFSLMVAYATMFAQNMFNKNWETNTCFIMGILLQFSFLSTFFWLNVLCFEVWRKIRSLDNKFRPASIIPIWVYVIYAFGTPVAIVIITVCMHFFAPEGVPGVVKPDIARNKCFFEDRSRLFLYFYGPVAFLFALNIIFITHTSWTYRMIEKNVSVLKKATSPSVSTEQIHRKRDYISDFKQQSSLLFLMSLCWVTEILSWFISPLELWALTDTLNTLQGFFLFVIFIANRSKRKRLKKKFPLVFKFWDQIGKVLRHWCCWWYPGAKESCLAPLGNLTSQFGRTLSSSFIVSNVSTPSTFLRFSKYSFSMDLPDDGSITTLSHSSTVVNSASLHDNTDTQC, from the exons ATGAACGAACGTCAGCCGGCCATGATGAGATACTCTGTGGTGATAGCCTTGGCTTTGCTGTGCCAAACGTGCCATCTGTGCGTGGGCGTGGAGCCCGAGAATCCCGAGGACGTCATCACCACGACCCCTCAAGAGgaaatcatcatcaccactcaaaaagacatcaccacatcacaaaAAGTAGTCAGCATATCTCCGTGTAACAGCAAGCAGCATGCCAGGACAACTGTGGTGGACCCGCTGCTGGAGAATGACAGAGTCCCGACGTGCGCAGATCAGTTGGTGGTGTGTTCTTGTCCAGAACCAACTCCTGACGGCTGCCGGCGCTTCCTTTCCGATGCCTACATTGACAGTAAAAATAGTGATTTCAAGAACATTAGG GTTCCCGTGGCTGACTTGAGAGTGGCTGTGCATAACGTGACCTGCCAGAAAAAGGACCATCGCTTCATGACTTATGGTGAAGGGAAATTTTACTGGCGGGAATACGGTGACGTTGTCCTCGTGGATGCCGGTGACATGACTGATCTCCGCGTCAACGATTACTGCGCCGATCTGCGCCGCGACTTGACTTGGAACATGAAGATATGTGTTGCCCCGCCTTCGGTACCCAAATGCTGCCCCAGCGGACAGGCACTGAAGGACGGAATGTGTCAGGACGCTACTACCCTTGCCATTCTTGCACCTCCCATGTACATAAACTTGGAGGAAAAGTCAATACATTTCCCGGTTATTAAGAATCACTATAACCCCTTGAATTGCACTTCAGATCCTCTGCTATCGATACCGTTAGCTCCGAAACAATCTTATTTATTATCAGTTCCAACAGGACTCATTCACGTCTGGAACCCAGCAGACAGTCATGTTGAGAatcacttcacttattctcCTAACATTTGCATTGATGGCTACGTGAACTCCAACGGATCCGAGACTTACTCCGTAAATTTTTGCTACTCCCATCCACACCAGCAGCGTAAAAACTGTGAAGGACATATTTGCGTGCGGAAGTGTTGCCCTGATGGCGAGGAAATGAGCCGGTTACTGAAGCGGTGTGTTCCCTCAAACTTCAAAAAGTTTAAGCCTGTCTTCACCAATCCTCCCAACGATTACAAAATAGTGCATGGTAGGCCAAAATGTGATTTTGAAACAGAGTTGGACGAACCCAGTATTGACAGTGAAGGTCATTATCACTTCGAGGACAATATTTTGTCGGAGTCGAAATATTGTGTGGATAAGTTTAATGATGGGCGGGGTAATATTAAAGACATGGCAATAGTGTGCGTCAACAATGAAATGAGACTGTGGCTCAGGATACGAAAAACTGCATTCCCGATATTTCAATTTATCTCTTTCCTATTCCTGCTCCTGACGATGGGCTGTTACTGCGTGGTTCCCGAATTGGTTAATGGTGGCGGGTGGTATCAGCTGTTCCACGTCTTCTCCCTCATGGTGGCCTACGCGACCATGTTCGCGCAGAATATGTTCAACAAGAATTGGGAGACTAATACATGTTTTATTATGG gAATTCTGCTTCAGTTTAGTTTCCTATCCACTTTCTTCTGGCTGAACGTGCTGTGCTTTGAGGTGTGGAGAAAAATAAG GAGCCTTGATAACAAGTTCCGTCCAGCCTCAATCATTCCCATCTGGGTCTACGTGATCTACGCCTTTGGGACGCCAGTTGCGATCGT GATCATAACGGTGTGCATGCACTTCTTCGCCCCTGAAGGTGTGCCTGGAGTGGTGAAGCCTGACATTGCACGGAACAAGTGTTTCTTCGAAG ATCGCTCAAGACTCTTCCTGTATTTTTATGGACCCGTTGCCTTCCTATTTGCTCTCAACATTATCTTCATTACCCACACTTCTTGGACCTATaggatgatagaaaaaaatgtctccGTGCTGAAGAAAGCCACTTCGCCAAGCGTATCAACTGAACAGATTCACCGCAAACGCGACTACATCTCAGA TTTCAAGCAACAGTCCTCTCTGCTCTTCCTGATGTCGCTGTGCTGGGTAACAGAAATTTTGTCTTGGTTTATTTCACCTCTTGAATTGTG GGCTTTAACAGATACGCTGAACACGCTGCAaggtttctttctatttgtaatTTTTATTGCAAATAGAAGCAAACGTAAACGCCTGAAGAAGAAGTTTCCACTGGTTTTCAAGTTTTGGGATCAGATTGGGAAAGTCCTTCGCcattggtgctgctggtggtacCCAGGTGCCAAGGAgagctgcctggctccgctcgGCAACCTAACATCACAATTCGGCAGGACACTCTCATCTTCATTTATTGTCTCAAATGTGTCGACGCCCAGTACATTTTTGAGATTTTCGAAGTATTCATTTTCGATGGACCTTCCTGATGACGGTAGCATTACCACACTATCTCACTCATCAACAGTAGTCAACAGTGCCTCTCTCCATGACAACACTGACACACAGTGTTAG
- the LOC123506224 gene encoding probable G-protein coupled receptor Mth-like 1 isoform X4, with translation MTYGEGKFYWREYGDVVLVDAGDMTDLRVNDYCADLRRDLTWNMKICVAPPSVPKCCPSGQALKDGMCQDATTLAILAPPMYINLEEKSIHFPVIKNHYNPLNCTSDPLLSIPLAPKQSYLLSVPTGLIHVWNPADSHVENHFTYSPNICIDGYVNSNGSETYSVNFCYSHPHQQRKNCEGHICVRKCCPDGEEMSRLLKRCVPSNFKKFKPVFTNPPNDYKIVHGRPKCDFETELDEPSIDSEGHYHFEDNILSESKYCVDKFNDGRGNIKDMAIVCVNNEMRLWLRIRKTAFPIFQFISFLFLLLTMGCYCVVPELVNGGGWYQLFHVFSLMVAYATMFAQNMFNKNWETNTCFIMGILLQFSFLSTFFWLNVLCFEVWRKIRSLDNKFRPASIIPIWVYVIYAFGTPVAIVIITVCMHFFAPEGVPGVVKPDIARNKCFFEDRSRLFLYFYGPVAFLFALNIIFITHTSWTYRMIEKNVSVLKKATSPSVSTEQIHRKRDYISDFKQQSSLLFLMSLCWVTEILSWFISPLELWALTDTLNTLQGFFLFVIFIANRSKRKRLKKKFPLVFKFWDQIGKVLRHWCCWWYPGAKESCLAPLGNLTSQFGRTLSSSFIVSNVSTPSTFLRFSKYSFSMDLPDDGSITTLSHSSTVVNSASLHDNTDTQC, from the exons ATGACTTATGGTGAAGGGAAATTTTACTGGCGGGAATACGGTGACGTTGTCCTCGTGGATGCCGGTGACATGACTGATCTCCGCGTCAACGATTACTGCGCCGATCTGCGCCGCGACTTGACTTGGAACATGAAGATATGTGTTGCCCCGCCTTCGGTACCCAAATGCTGCCCCAGCGGACAGGCACTGAAGGACGGAATGTGTCAGGACGCTACTACCCTTGCCATTCTTGCACCTCCCATGTACATAAACTTGGAGGAAAAGTCAATACATTTCCCGGTTATTAAGAATCACTATAACCCCTTGAATTGCACTTCAGATCCTCTGCTATCGATACCGTTAGCTCCGAAACAATCTTATTTATTATCAGTTCCAACAGGACTCATTCACGTCTGGAACCCAGCAGACAGTCATGTTGAGAatcacttcacttattctcCTAACATTTGCATTGATGGCTACGTGAACTCCAACGGATCCGAGACTTACTCCGTAAATTTTTGCTACTCCCATCCACACCAGCAGCGTAAAAACTGTGAAGGACATATTTGCGTGCGGAAGTGTTGCCCTGATGGCGAGGAAATGAGCCGGTTACTGAAGCGGTGTGTTCCCTCAAACTTCAAAAAGTTTAAGCCTGTCTTCACCAATCCTCCCAACGATTACAAAATAGTGCATGGTAGGCCAAAATGTGATTTTGAAACAGAGTTGGACGAACCCAGTATTGACAGTGAAGGTCATTATCACTTCGAGGACAATATTTTGTCGGAGTCGAAATATTGTGTGGATAAGTTTAATGATGGGCGGGGTAATATTAAAGACATGGCAATAGTGTGCGTCAACAATGAAATGAGACTGTGGCTCAGGATACGAAAAACTGCATTCCCGATATTTCAATTTATCTCTTTCCTATTCCTGCTCCTGACGATGGGCTGTTACTGCGTGGTTCCCGAATTGGTTAATGGTGGCGGGTGGTATCAGCTGTTCCACGTCTTCTCCCTCATGGTGGCCTACGCGACCATGTTCGCGCAGAATATGTTCAACAAGAATTGGGAGACTAATACATGTTTTATTATGG gAATTCTGCTTCAGTTTAGTTTCCTATCCACTTTCTTCTGGCTGAACGTGCTGTGCTTTGAGGTGTGGAGAAAAATAAG GAGCCTTGATAACAAGTTCCGTCCAGCCTCAATCATTCCCATCTGGGTCTACGTGATCTACGCCTTTGGGACGCCAGTTGCGATCGT GATCATAACGGTGTGCATGCACTTCTTCGCCCCTGAAGGTGTGCCTGGAGTGGTGAAGCCTGACATTGCACGGAACAAGTGTTTCTTCGAAG ATCGCTCAAGACTCTTCCTGTATTTTTATGGACCCGTTGCCTTCCTATTTGCTCTCAACATTATCTTCATTACCCACACTTCTTGGACCTATaggatgatagaaaaaaatgtctccGTGCTGAAGAAAGCCACTTCGCCAAGCGTATCAACTGAACAGATTCACCGCAAACGCGACTACATCTCAGA TTTCAAGCAACAGTCCTCTCTGCTCTTCCTGATGTCGCTGTGCTGGGTAACAGAAATTTTGTCTTGGTTTATTTCACCTCTTGAATTGTG GGCTTTAACAGATACGCTGAACACGCTGCAaggtttctttctatttgtaatTTTTATTGCAAATAGAAGCAAACGTAAACGCCTGAAGAAGAAGTTTCCACTGGTTTTCAAGTTTTGGGATCAGATTGGGAAAGTCCTTCGCcattggtgctgctggtggtacCCAGGTGCCAAGGAgagctgcctggctccgctcgGCAACCTAACATCACAATTCGGCAGGACACTCTCATCTTCATTTATTGTCTCAAATGTGTCGACGCCCAGTACATTTTTGAGATTTTCGAAGTATTCATTTTCGATGGACCTTCCTGATGACGGTAGCATTACCACACTATCTCACTCATCAACAGTAGTCAACAGTGCCTCTCTCCATGACAACACTGACACACAGTGTTAG
- the LOC123506224 gene encoding probable G-protein coupled receptor Mth-like 1 isoform X3 translates to MNERQPAMMRYSVVIALALLCQTCHLCVGVEPENPEDVITTTPQEEIIITTQKDITTSQKVVSISPCNSKQHARTTVVDPLLENDRVPTCADQLVVCSCPEPTPDGCRRFLSDAYIDSKNSDFKNIRVPVADLRVAVHNVTCQKKDHRFMTYGEGKFYWREYGDVVLVDAGDMTDLRVNDYCADLRRDLTWNMKICVAPPSVPKCCPSGQALKDGMCQDATTLAILAPPMYINLEEKSIHFPVIKNHYNPLNCTSDPLLSIPLAPKQSYLLSVPTGLIHVWNPADSHVENHFTYSPNICIDGYVNSNGSETYSVNFCYSHPHQQRKNCEGHICVRKCCPDGEEMSRLLKRCVPSNFKKFKPVFTNPPNDYKIVHGRPKCDFETELDEPSIDSEGHYHFEDNILSESKYCVDKFNDGRGNIKDMAIVCVNNEMRLWLRIRKTAFPIFQFISFLFLLLTMGCYCVVPELVNGGGWYQLFHVFSLMVAYATMFAQNMFNKNWETNTCFIMGILLQFSFLSTFFWLNVLCFEVWRKIRSLDNKFRPASIIPIWVYVIYAFGTPVAIVIITVCMHFFAPEGVPGVVKPDIARNKCFFEDRSRLFLYFYGPVAFLFALNIIFITHTSWTYRMIEKNVSVLKKATSPSVSTEQIHRKRDYISDFKQQSSLLFLMSLCWGFNRYAEHAARFLSICNFYCK, encoded by the exons ATGAACGAACGTCAGCCGGCCATGATGAGATACTCTGTGGTGATAGCCTTGGCTTTGCTGTGCCAAACGTGCCATCTGTGCGTGGGCGTGGAGCCCGAGAATCCCGAGGACGTCATCACCACGACCCCTCAAGAGgaaatcatcatcaccactcaaaaagacatcaccacatcacaaaAAGTAGTCAGCATATCTCCGTGTAACAGCAAGCAGCATGCCAGGACAACTGTGGTGGACCCGCTGCTGGAGAATGACAGAGTCCCGACGTGCGCAGATCAGTTGGTGGTGTGTTCTTGTCCAGAACCAACTCCTGACGGCTGCCGGCGCTTCCTTTCCGATGCCTACATTGACAGTAAAAATAGTGATTTCAAGAACATTAGG GTTCCCGTGGCTGACTTGAGAGTGGCTGTGCATAACGTGACCTGCCAGAAAAAGGACCATCGCTTCATGACTTATGGTGAAGGGAAATTTTACTGGCGGGAATACGGTGACGTTGTCCTCGTGGATGCCGGTGACATGACTGATCTCCGCGTCAACGATTACTGCGCCGATCTGCGCCGCGACTTGACTTGGAACATGAAGATATGTGTTGCCCCGCCTTCGGTACCCAAATGCTGCCCCAGCGGACAGGCACTGAAGGACGGAATGTGTCAGGACGCTACTACCCTTGCCATTCTTGCACCTCCCATGTACATAAACTTGGAGGAAAAGTCAATACATTTCCCGGTTATTAAGAATCACTATAACCCCTTGAATTGCACTTCAGATCCTCTGCTATCGATACCGTTAGCTCCGAAACAATCTTATTTATTATCAGTTCCAACAGGACTCATTCACGTCTGGAACCCAGCAGACAGTCATGTTGAGAatcacttcacttattctcCTAACATTTGCATTGATGGCTACGTGAACTCCAACGGATCCGAGACTTACTCCGTAAATTTTTGCTACTCCCATCCACACCAGCAGCGTAAAAACTGTGAAGGACATATTTGCGTGCGGAAGTGTTGCCCTGATGGCGAGGAAATGAGCCGGTTACTGAAGCGGTGTGTTCCCTCAAACTTCAAAAAGTTTAAGCCTGTCTTCACCAATCCTCCCAACGATTACAAAATAGTGCATGGTAGGCCAAAATGTGATTTTGAAACAGAGTTGGACGAACCCAGTATTGACAGTGAAGGTCATTATCACTTCGAGGACAATATTTTGTCGGAGTCGAAATATTGTGTGGATAAGTTTAATGATGGGCGGGGTAATATTAAAGACATGGCAATAGTGTGCGTCAACAATGAAATGAGACTGTGGCTCAGGATACGAAAAACTGCATTCCCGATATTTCAATTTATCTCTTTCCTATTCCTGCTCCTGACGATGGGCTGTTACTGCGTGGTTCCCGAATTGGTTAATGGTGGCGGGTGGTATCAGCTGTTCCACGTCTTCTCCCTCATGGTGGCCTACGCGACCATGTTCGCGCAGAATATGTTCAACAAGAATTGGGAGACTAATACATGTTTTATTATGG gAATTCTGCTTCAGTTTAGTTTCCTATCCACTTTCTTCTGGCTGAACGTGCTGTGCTTTGAGGTGTGGAGAAAAATAAG GAGCCTTGATAACAAGTTCCGTCCAGCCTCAATCATTCCCATCTGGGTCTACGTGATCTACGCCTTTGGGACGCCAGTTGCGATCGT GATCATAACGGTGTGCATGCACTTCTTCGCCCCTGAAGGTGTGCCTGGAGTGGTGAAGCCTGACATTGCACGGAACAAGTGTTTCTTCGAAG ATCGCTCAAGACTCTTCCTGTATTTTTATGGACCCGTTGCCTTCCTATTTGCTCTCAACATTATCTTCATTACCCACACTTCTTGGACCTATaggatgatagaaaaaaatgtctccGTGCTGAAGAAAGCCACTTCGCCAAGCGTATCAACTGAACAGATTCACCGCAAACGCGACTACATCTCAGA TTTCAAGCAACAGTCCTCTCTGCTCTTCCTGATGTCGCTGTGCTGG GGCTTTAACAGATACGCTGAACACGCTGCAaggtttctttctatttgtaatTTTTATTGCAAATAG